Proteins encoded by one window of Arachis ipaensis cultivar K30076 chromosome B04, Araip1.1, whole genome shotgun sequence:
- the LOC107635325 gene encoding uncharacterized protein LOC107635325 isoform X5, translated as MNECCSETFVDEGVNFGLQEEEKEEEPSKLVFKFEYQSWGCNLVEEESKESCDFVERDDTISSCTNKYQIFTGASFSQFLDEPQVENFTVKEFYVHSNGDNSPFENQVIIDSKEGFNAEILENSTQKVSQNKVKDSEPVAEDLPHEDDDFICSSIDSDSMNSMGEEGFLSEADFGTNIDYYTLGNHHVGEENADLITDEEEDLEFLDDKDLENLDIGYEPDDFAEEDEDIMNELRKIEEDCAKEKSSGKNFEGSLKNNSDSLAAFDGEDSSRFDTLWEHQDLIEQLKMELKKVRATGLPTILEDSESPRIMEDLKPWNIDEKFHHCSNTNDLPKFYKSYRERMRKFDILNYQKMYAIGFLSSKDPLQTLSWHKKSSNYAIKNILRRPQSGRRKNKESGDATNKFMRELYSDLEMVYVGQLCLSWEFLQWEYEKALELWESDQYGLKRFNEVAGEFQQFQVLIQRFIENEPFQGPRVENYTKNRCVMRNLLQVPLVREDNSSKDKKKQRQKGGDVAADDESIIITSDMLVEILEESIRTIWRFIRADKDASSFTLKSARETHQLMQLQDLSDSQLLLEILTDLQKKEKRLREVLRSESCILKKLKKHDYDEDGTDQVLYFFSQVDMKLVWRVLNMSRITTDQLAWCRSKLNKITFVNRRIHVEPTFLLFPS; from the exons ATGAATGAATGTTGCTCTGAAACTTTTGTTGATGAAGGTGTAAATTTTGGacttcaagaagaagaaaaagaagaggaaccATCAAAGTtggtttttaaatttgaatatcaAAGTTGGGGTTGCAACTTGGTTGAAGAAGAATCCAAGGAAAGTTGTGATTTTGTGGAGAGGGATGATACTATTTCCTCATGTACCAACAAGTATCAGATCTTCACCGGTGCAAGTTTCAGCCAGTTCTTGGATGAACCACAAGTTGAAAATTTCACTGTGAAAGAGTTTTATGTCCATTCAAATGGTGATAATTCTCCATTTGAAAATCAAGTTATCATTGATTCCAAAGAAGGCTTTAATGCAGAAATTCTTGAGAATTCCACTCAAAAGGTGTCACAAAATAAGGTCAAGGATTCGGAACCAGTTGCTGAGGATTTACCACATGAAGATGATGATTTCATATGCTCAAGTATTGATTCAGATTCTATGAATTCAATGGGAGAAGAAGGCTTCTTGTCGGAAGCAGACTTCGGAACCAATATTGATTATTACACATTGGGGAACCATCATGTTGGTGAGGAAAATGCAGACCTAATaacagatgaagaagaagatttgGAATTTTTGGATGATAAAGATTTGGAGAATTTAGATATTGGTTATGAGCCTGATGATTTTGCCGAAGAAGACGAAGATATAATGAATGAGCTTAGAAAGATTGAAGAAGATTGTGCAAAGGAAAAGTCTTCAGGTAAAAATTTTGAAGGATCATTGAAGAACAATTCAGATAGTTTAGCTGCTTTTGATGGTGAGGATTCAAGCCGGTTCGACACACTTTGGGAGCATCAAGATTTGATAGAGCAGCTAAAGATGGAGCTGAAGAAAGTTAGAGCAACTGGTTTACCTACAATCCTTGAGGATTCTGAGTCTCCAAGGATCATGGAAGATTTGAAACCATGGAATATTGATGAGAAGTTCCACCATTGTTCCAACACCAATGATCTTCCAAAATTCTATAAGAGTTACAGAGAGAGGATGAGGAAATTTGATATCTTGAATTACCAAAAGATGTATGCTATAG GTTTTTTATCGTCAAAAGATCCACTCCAGACACTTTCATGGCATAAAAAATCGTCTAATTATGCCATAAAAAACATTCTTCGTCGGCCACAGAGCGGCCGGCGAAAGAACAAGGAGTCCGGGGACGCGACAAACAAGTTCATGAGGGAACTATACAGTGACTTGGAAATGGTTTATGTGGGGCAATTATGCCTTTCTTGGGAGTTTCTTCAATGGGAATATGAGAAGGCATTGGAGCTGTGGGAAAGTGACCAATACGGTTTGAAAAGATTCAATGAGGTTGCTGGGGAATTTCAACAGTTCCAGGTTTTGATTCAGAGATTTATAGAGAATGAACCTTTCCAAGGTCCACGAGTTGAAAACTACACCAAGAATCGTTGTGTCATGAGGAATCTTCTTCAAGTTCCACTCGTTAGAG AAGACAAcagttccaaagataaaaagaaacaaagacaAAAAGGAGGAGATGTAGCAGCAGATGATGAGTCTATAATAATAACAAGTGACATGTTAGTGGAGATTTTGGAAGAATCAATCAGAACAATTTGGCGTTTTATAAGAGCTGATAAGGATGCATCTAGCTTCACACTTAAATCTGCAAGAGAAACTCATCAACTCATGCAGCTACAGGATCTCTCAGATTCACAGCTTTTACTAGAAATTCTAACAGATCTTCAAaag AAGGAAAAGAGATTGAGAGAGGTATTGAGGAGTGAAAGCTGCATATTGAAGAAACTTAAGAAGCATGATTATGATGAAGATGGGACAGATCAAGTGCTTTATTTTTTCTCTCAAGTGGATATGAAATTAGTTTGGAGAGTGTTGAACATGTCAAGAATAACGACTGATCAACTAGCATGGTGTCGTAGTAAATTGAACAAGATCACTTTTGTAAATAGAAGGATACATGTTGAACCAACTTTCTTGCTTTTTCCTAGTTGA